The Natrinema salaciae genome contains a region encoding:
- a CDS encoding HalX domain-containing protein, producing the protein MSDGLEVLVVDDEARLADLFAAWLQGEWAVETAYDGEEALEKMTDSVEVVLLDRRMPGLSGDEVLEQIRERGYDSRVVMVTAVDPDFDIIEMGFDDYLVKPVSRDELAEMVDDVAGRSDYESDIQEYYALVSKKALLESEKADRELADNEEYQELRNHIDDLERRVDETVSSMSSHDDFVGAFQDLQSEN; encoded by the coding sequence ATGAGTGACGGGCTCGAGGTACTCGTCGTCGACGACGAGGCTCGCCTCGCGGACCTGTTCGCCGCGTGGCTCCAAGGGGAATGGGCCGTCGAGACGGCATACGACGGGGAGGAAGCGCTCGAGAAGATGACCGACTCCGTCGAAGTCGTACTGCTGGACCGGCGGATGCCGGGGCTCTCCGGCGACGAAGTCCTCGAACAGATCCGCGAGCGAGGGTACGATTCCCGGGTCGTCATGGTGACGGCGGTGGATCCGGACTTCGACATCATCGAGATGGGCTTCGACGACTACCTCGTCAAGCCGGTCTCGAGGGACGAACTCGCCGAGATGGTCGACGACGTCGCCGGCCGATCCGACTACGAGTCCGACATTCAGGAGTACTACGCGCTCGTCTCGAAGAAGGCGCTTCTGGAGTCCGAAAAGGCCGATCGTGAACTCGCGGACAACGAGGAGTATCAGGAGCTCCGCAACCACATCGACGACCTCGAGCGGCGGGTCGACGAGACGGTCTCGAGCATGTCCTCTCACGACGATTTCGTCGGCGCGTTCCAGGACCTTCAGTCGGAGAACTGA
- a CDS encoding sensor histidine kinase, translating to MSRPRVLCVSSDRSTRATITLSLTDAPVDVIIAPRFVDAVDRINHEPIDAVVIDSRTIANAAALVDAVDAETPTIVYQETDGDTGAVLTRVNGHTDDAESATELANTITEHIAAGTSAELPTALDSDTDRNVAAVRDLPDDLERLVSRVRSRLVDATSPLTVERALREELTAGDRFAFAWVGEYDRGERAIIPWLSDPDVIEWPLQRTFGIGGGEYPLLERAMRTRDLQYRRYDRDDSDAVPFGGRAVERGARSVAVAPLAANGELYGVAVVYATDPIAERERDAIRAIVAAASHVLETIALRGRLEQQERTLHRYERLVETAGDGMYVLDDAGHLMTVNDALVEMTGFSREGLLGEHASILFDREDVEAGTDIIRSLLQRGGGTDTLELNLETKAGGTIPCEAQIAVLVPDGEFFGSVGVLRDVTERKRRERKLRERNERLDAFARIVSHDLRNPLGVAQGYLELLEETNDTEYAEKIHDGLDRMESIIEDVLAIARDGDWAAETEPVDLESLAREAWDHVSTGSVTLSIPATTTLDADRSRLLRLLENCFRNSLEHGVTTESVRVGPLETTENGASSRGFYIEDDGEGLSEELREQVFDRSVSSSTEGLGIGLWIVREVATGHGWSVVATESDTGGARFEFETEAQFSD from the coding sequence ATGAGCCGGCCACGCGTGCTCTGCGTGAGCAGCGATCGCTCGACGCGAGCGACGATCACGCTGTCGTTGACGGACGCGCCCGTCGACGTCATCATCGCGCCGCGATTCGTCGACGCGGTCGACCGGATCAATCACGAGCCGATCGACGCGGTCGTCATCGATTCGAGAACGATCGCGAACGCCGCGGCGCTCGTCGACGCGGTCGACGCCGAGACGCCGACGATCGTCTACCAGGAGACGGACGGCGATACCGGCGCCGTCCTGACTCGAGTCAACGGTCACACGGACGACGCCGAGTCAGCGACGGAGCTGGCGAACACGATCACCGAGCATATCGCGGCGGGAACGAGCGCCGAACTGCCGACCGCGCTCGACTCGGATACCGACCGGAACGTCGCCGCGGTCCGCGACCTCCCCGACGACCTCGAGCGGCTCGTGAGCCGGGTGCGGAGCCGTCTGGTCGACGCTACCTCACCGCTTACCGTCGAACGAGCCCTCCGCGAGGAGTTGACGGCCGGCGACCGGTTCGCGTTCGCCTGGGTCGGTGAGTACGACCGCGGTGAGCGCGCGATCATCCCGTGGCTGTCCGACCCCGACGTGATAGAGTGGCCGCTCCAGCGAACCTTCGGGATCGGCGGCGGTGAGTACCCGCTGCTCGAGCGAGCGATGCGAACCCGAGACCTGCAGTACCGACGGTACGACCGGGACGATAGCGACGCCGTCCCGTTCGGCGGTCGCGCCGTCGAGCGCGGTGCCCGGTCGGTCGCGGTCGCGCCCCTCGCCGCGAACGGCGAACTGTACGGCGTGGCCGTCGTCTACGCGACGGACCCGATCGCCGAGCGCGAACGGGACGCGATCAGGGCGATCGTCGCGGCCGCGTCCCACGTCCTCGAGACGATCGCCCTCCGTGGCCGACTCGAACAGCAAGAACGGACGTTGCATCGGTACGAGCGCCTCGTCGAGACGGCGGGTGACGGAATGTACGTGCTCGACGACGCGGGTCACCTCATGACCGTCAACGACGCCCTCGTCGAGATGACCGGCTTCAGCCGCGAGGGGCTGCTCGGCGAACACGCGTCGATTCTGTTCGACCGCGAGGACGTCGAAGCCGGCACGGACATCATTCGATCGCTCCTCCAGCGCGGCGGGGGGACGGACACGCTCGAACTGAATCTCGAGACGAAAGCCGGCGGGACGATCCCCTGCGAAGCCCAGATCGCCGTCCTCGTCCCAGACGGGGAGTTTTTCGGCTCGGTCGGCGTGCTGCGGGACGTCACCGAACGGAAACGCCGCGAACGGAAACTCCGCGAACGCAACGAGCGACTCGACGCCTTCGCTCGGATCGTCAGTCACGACCTCCGGAACCCGCTCGGCGTCGCCCAGGGCTACCTCGAACTCCTCGAGGAGACCAACGACACCGAGTACGCCGAGAAAATCCACGACGGACTCGACCGGATGGAGTCGATCATCGAGGACGTACTGGCCATCGCCCGCGACGGCGACTGGGCGGCCGAAACCGAGCCCGTCGACCTCGAGTCGCTCGCTCGGGAGGCCTGGGATCACGTTTCGACCGGCAGCGTGACGCTCTCCATCCCGGCGACGACGACGCTGGATGCCGATCGCTCGCGGCTCCTGCGGCTCCTCGAGAACTGCTTCCGCAACAGCCTCGAGCACGGCGTCACGACCGAGTCCGTTCGGGTCGGCCCGCTCGAAACGACGGAGAACGGCGCGAGCAGTCGAGGATTCTACATCGAGGACGACGGAGAGGGGCTTTCCGAAGAGCTCAGAGAGCAGGTCTTCGATCGGTCGGTCTCGTCGTCGACGGAAGGGCTGGGAATCGGGCTGTGGATCGTCAGAGAAGTCGCTACCGGACACGGATGGTCGGTCGTCGCGACCGAAAGCGACACGGGAGGGGCACGCTTCGAGTTCGAAACCGAGGCTCAGTTCTCCGACTGA
- a CDS encoding CPBP family glutamic-type intramembrane protease → MDTHAHENRESDGASSLGITGRRFGVLFAVGFLGIIALAATTPSQLETLPEAPDVPTAILVAAALVQSSILLAIAVLVGLYTAPRLGLRSHLLERVSAGTPIGSRLRAELPIAAGLGAAAGVAIVLAEAVFAPAAPAGAGGSDATVGAVLASVPVRFLYGGLTEELLLRWGVMSLVAFGLWRTVGRGTDAPSARLMATAVVVAAVVFGIGHLPAAASLYGGLSADVVAWIVAGNAIGGLAFGWLFWQRSLEAAMIGHVFAHVVFVALSLVIVVV, encoded by the coding sequence GTGGACACTCACGCACACGAGAACCGGGAGTCGGACGGGGCGAGTTCGCTGGGGATCACCGGTCGACGGTTCGGCGTCCTGTTCGCAGTCGGCTTCCTCGGTATCATCGCGCTAGCGGCCACGACGCCCTCGCAACTCGAGACCCTGCCGGAGGCACCGGACGTGCCGACCGCGATCCTCGTTGCCGCGGCCCTGGTGCAGTCGTCGATCCTGCTGGCCATCGCGGTACTCGTCGGACTGTATACGGCACCGCGGCTCGGTCTCCGCTCGCACCTCCTCGAGCGCGTGTCCGCGGGAACACCGATCGGGTCGCGACTGCGAGCCGAACTACCGATCGCGGCCGGACTCGGCGCTGCGGCGGGGGTCGCGATCGTCCTCGCGGAGGCCGTCTTCGCACCCGCGGCCCCGGCCGGCGCGGGTGGGAGCGACGCGACCGTCGGCGCGGTCCTCGCGAGCGTTCCGGTCCGGTTTCTCTACGGCGGGCTGACCGAAGAACTGCTCCTGCGCTGGGGAGTCATGTCGCTCGTCGCGTTCGGTCTCTGGCGGACAGTGGGCCGCGGGACGGACGCCCCCTCCGCGCGACTGATGGCAACGGCGGTCGTCGTCGCGGCGGTCGTCTTCGGGATCGGCCACCTGCCGGCCGCGGCGAGTCTCTACGGCGGTCTCAGCGCTGACGTCGTGGCGTGGATCGTCGCCGGCAACGCCATCGGCGGGCTCGCGTTCGGCTGGCTGTTCTGGCAGCGGAGTCTCGAGGCCGCCATGATCGGTCACGTCTTCGCGCACGTGGTCTTCGTCGCGCTGTCGCTCGTGATCGTGGTCGTCTGA
- a CDS encoding 3-hydroxyacyl-CoA dehydrogenase/enoyl-CoA hydratase family protein, with the protein MDLEDINTIAVLGAGNMGHGIAEVAAMAGYDVNMRDIKDEFVQNGYEQIEWSLNKLAENDQLTQEAADAALDRVTPLVDMEEAVGDADFVIEAVPEQMEIKKDVYGELEEYAPDRTIFATNTSSLSITELADVTERPEQFCGMHFFNPPVRMPLVEVISGAESAEETLAVTEALAEDLDKAPVRVHKDSPGFIVNRILVPLMNEAAWLVSDDEATIAEVDSTTKYDMGLPMGSFELGDQVGNDVSYHVLEYMNEVLGGAYEPAPLLEQKVENEELGKKTGKGFYDYEDGDGVQIPTDQQSEFVKERLLATMANEAAKLIGGDVAPPESIDEAVKLGAGFPDGPVKLVDDYGLATLHEALEEAYEETGHERYAPADYLAERADEGGFYDADEASDAVDFETIRIERPGDMVGHVVIDRPHRMNTISDDLLEELSAAVDRLEDDDEVRALLITGEGEKAFSAGADVQSMAGSGADPLEGQELSRLGQSTFGQLEACDMPVVAGIDGFCLGGGMELATCADLRVASERSEFGQPELDLGLIPGWGGTQRLKHIVGEGRAKEIILTAERYDAETMVDYGFVNELVDNDDLEDRALELATDLAGGPPIAQRFTKRAMLAGRDDTEAGLEYEASAFGHLMATDDLMEGITAFMGDEEPAFEGK; encoded by the coding sequence ATGGACTTGGAGGATATCAACACCATCGCAGTTCTGGGTGCAGGAAACATGGGCCACGGTATCGCAGAGGTCGCCGCAATGGCGGGCTACGACGTGAATATGCGCGATATCAAGGACGAGTTCGTCCAGAACGGCTACGAGCAGATCGAGTGGTCGCTGAACAAACTCGCCGAAAACGACCAGCTCACTCAGGAAGCAGCCGACGCCGCCCTGGACCGCGTGACGCCGCTGGTCGATATGGAAGAAGCCGTCGGCGACGCCGACTTCGTCATCGAGGCGGTCCCGGAGCAGATGGAGATCAAGAAGGACGTTTACGGCGAACTCGAGGAGTACGCCCCCGATCGGACGATCTTCGCGACGAACACCTCGAGCCTCTCGATCACCGAACTCGCGGACGTGACCGAACGCCCCGAGCAGTTCTGCGGGATGCACTTTTTCAACCCGCCGGTCCGGATGCCCCTCGTCGAGGTGATTTCGGGTGCGGAAAGCGCGGAAGAGACGCTCGCAGTCACGGAAGCGCTCGCCGAGGACCTCGACAAGGCACCGGTGAGAGTCCACAAGGACTCGCCCGGCTTCATCGTCAACCGAATCCTCGTGCCGCTGATGAACGAGGCCGCGTGGCTCGTCAGCGACGACGAGGCGACGATCGCCGAGGTCGACTCGACGACGAAATACGATATGGGGCTACCGATGGGGAGCTTCGAACTCGGCGACCAGGTCGGTAACGACGTCAGCTATCACGTCCTCGAGTACATGAACGAGGTGCTCGGTGGTGCCTACGAGCCGGCCCCGCTGCTCGAGCAGAAGGTCGAGAACGAGGAGCTCGGGAAGAAGACCGGCAAGGGCTTCTACGATTACGAGGACGGCGACGGCGTCCAGATTCCCACCGACCAGCAGTCCGAGTTCGTCAAGGAACGACTGCTCGCGACGATGGCCAACGAGGCCGCGAAGCTGATCGGCGGCGACGTCGCCCCGCCGGAATCGATCGACGAGGCGGTCAAGCTCGGGGCCGGCTTCCCCGACGGCCCGGTCAAACTGGTCGACGACTACGGCCTCGCGACGCTGCACGAGGCGCTCGAGGAGGCCTACGAGGAGACCGGCCACGAGCGCTACGCGCCCGCAGACTACCTCGCGGAGCGGGCCGACGAGGGCGGGTTCTACGACGCCGACGAGGCGTCGGACGCGGTCGACTTCGAGACGATCCGCATCGAGCGACCCGGCGACATGGTCGGTCACGTCGTCATCGACCGACCACACCGGATGAACACGATCAGTGACGACCTGCTCGAGGAGCTGTCGGCGGCGGTCGACCGGCTCGAGGACGACGACGAGGTTCGCGCGCTGCTGATCACCGGCGAAGGCGAGAAGGCGTTCTCGGCCGGTGCCGACGTCCAGAGCATGGCCGGCAGCGGGGCGGACCCGCTCGAGGGACAGGAGCTCTCGCGGCTCGGCCAGTCGACGTTCGGCCAACTCGAGGCCTGTGACATGCCCGTGGTCGCCGGGATCGACGGCTTCTGTCTCGGCGGCGGGATGGAACTGGCGACCTGTGCCGACCTGCGGGTCGCGAGCGAGCGCTCCGAGTTCGGCCAGCCCGAACTCGACCTCGGACTCATTCCCGGCTGGGGCGGGACGCAGCGGCTCAAACACATCGTCGGTGAGGGGCGCGCGAAGGAAATTATCCTCACCGCCGAGCGCTACGACGCCGAGACGATGGTCGACTACGGCTTCGTCAACGAACTCGTCGACAACGACGACCTCGAGGATCGCGCCCTCGAACTGGCGACCGACCTCGCCGGCGGTCCGCCGATCGCCCAGCGGTTCACCAAACGCGCGATGCTGGCCGGCCGCGACGACACGGAGGCGGGTCTCGAGTACGAAGCATCCGCGTTCGGCCACCTGATGGCGACCGACGATCTGATGGAGGGTATCACGGCCTTCATGGGAGACGAGGAGCCGGCGTTCGAAGGAAAGTAA
- a CDS encoding acyl-CoA dehydrogenase family protein → MEFGLSEEQQQIRQEVRRFAENEIEPNAEKYDTEEKFPHEVVDKAAEMGLVGSTIPIEYGGAGYSTLESVIIAEELFSYDPGIALSIMACSFGTEAIREFGTEDQKERFLEPVATGEKISGAAISEPDTGSDVSSVSTRAEKDGDEWVINGNKMWITNGSVGDFFVALCKTNPDAESRYDGFSQIVVEADRDGFSADKITGKLGIRASDTAELIFDDVRVPEENLIGDEDAAFLQQMHFFDATRTGVAAQGLGIAKGALEAALEYAEDREQFGQSISEFQAIQHKLAEMATETEAARNLTYKAAWNVDQGNDITKLASMAKEYASRVAVEVSNEAVQIHGGAGYVNDFPVERFYRDSKITQIYEGTTEIQKNVIARELLND, encoded by the coding sequence ATGGAATTCGGACTCAGCGAAGAACAACAGCAGATCCGCCAGGAGGTCCGCCGATTTGCCGAAAACGAGATCGAGCCGAACGCCGAAAAGTACGACACCGAGGAGAAATTCCCCCACGAGGTCGTCGACAAGGCCGCGGAGATGGGCCTGGTCGGTTCCACGATCCCCATCGAGTACGGCGGAGCCGGCTACTCGACGCTCGAGTCGGTCATCATCGCCGAGGAACTGTTCTCGTACGACCCGGGCATCGCGCTCTCGATCATGGCCTGTTCGTTCGGGACCGAGGCCATCCGCGAGTTCGGGACAGAAGACCAGAAGGAGCGCTTCCTAGAGCCCGTCGCGACCGGCGAGAAGATCTCGGGCGCGGCGATTTCCGAACCCGACACCGGTTCGGACGTCTCCTCCGTTTCGACCCGCGCCGAGAAGGACGGCGACGAGTGGGTGATCAACGGCAACAAGATGTGGATCACCAACGGCAGCGTCGGCGACTTCTTCGTCGCGCTCTGTAAGACCAACCCCGACGCCGAGAGCCGCTACGACGGCTTCAGTCAGATCGTCGTCGAGGCCGACCGCGACGGCTTCAGCGCGGACAAGATCACCGGCAAGCTCGGTATCCGCGCCTCCGACACCGCCGAACTCATCTTCGACGATGTCCGCGTCCCCGAGGAGAACCTCATCGGCGACGAGGACGCCGCCTTCCTCCAGCAGATGCACTTCTTCGACGCCACCCGGACCGGCGTCGCCGCACAGGGACTCGGCATCGCGAAGGGCGCACTCGAGGCCGCCCTCGAGTACGCCGAGGACCGCGAGCAGTTCGGCCAGTCCATCTCGGAGTTCCAGGCGATCCAGCACAAGCTCGCGGAGATGGCCACCGAGACCGAGGCCGCGCGCAACCTGACCTACAAGGCCGCCTGGAACGTCGACCAGGGCAACGACATCACCAAGCTCGCCTCGATGGCCAAGGAGTACGCCTCCCGGGTCGCCGTCGAGGTCTCCAACGAGGCCGTCCAGATCCACGGCGGGGCCGGCTACGTCAACGACTTCCCCGTCGAGCGGTTCTACCGCGACTCCAAGATCACCCAGATCTACGAGGGGACCACCGAGATCCAGAAGAACGTCATCGCCCGCGAGCTGCTGAACGACTGA
- a CDS encoding helix-turn-helix domain-containing protein, giving the protein MREFVFALEYEPGHNRVADVLADHPDARVRSLSLHATDERLWRVDHATGTPAALVDIEDVFLNSDYYADCLATEDCGATQTTRVLDRTDDTLVLYSDWERTADCASVPHIARDHLGDGLLFETRHEGRHYTWRIVHSGEGDAAAFFDDLEAAVGDCARMEMLRTADAASTGNAKGAGSGLSTEQEAALRAAVEHGYYESPREVDVGELAEHLDVPRSTLTYRLRRAEERLAKGYVAGEQLADGPSTPL; this is encoded by the coding sequence ATGAGAGAGTTCGTCTTCGCCCTCGAGTACGAACCCGGGCACAACAGAGTGGCGGACGTCCTCGCCGACCACCCCGACGCCCGGGTCCGCTCGCTGTCGCTGCACGCCACCGACGAGCGCCTCTGGCGAGTCGACCACGCCACGGGCACGCCGGCGGCCCTCGTGGACATCGAGGACGTCTTCCTCAACAGCGACTACTACGCCGACTGCCTCGCGACCGAGGACTGCGGCGCGACCCAGACCACGCGGGTCCTCGACCGCACCGACGACACGCTCGTTCTCTACTCCGACTGGGAACGCACCGCCGACTGCGCCTCCGTCCCCCACATCGCCCGCGACCACCTTGGCGACGGCCTGCTGTTCGAGACGCGTCACGAGGGACGCCACTACACGTGGCGCATCGTCCACTCCGGCGAGGGCGATGCGGCGGCGTTCTTCGACGACCTCGAGGCGGCGGTCGGCGACTGCGCCCGGATGGAGATGCTCCGGACGGCGGACGCCGCATCGACGGGGAACGCGAAGGGAGCGGGAAGCGGACTCTCCACCGAACAGGAGGCTGCGCTCCGGGCCGCCGTCGAACACGGCTACTACGAGTCGCCTCGCGAGGTCGACGTCGGCGAACTCGCCGAGCACCTCGACGTCCCCCGGTCGACGCTCACCTATCGGCTCCGCCGGGCCGAAGAACGCCTGGCCAAGGGGTACGTCGCGGGTGAGCAACTGGCCGACGGGCCGTCGACGCCGCTCTAG